ACATTCATACCGGTGTTAAATGATCCGGTGGTAGATAAAAACCTTCAACTTATTGGGATAGTTAAAGATGTTTTTGGTCCTGTTACTGCTCCATATGTAGCTATAAAACCACGTGTCAAAAATCCAGAAAGGTATATTGGAGAAATTCTTTATATTGATGAAAGAAAAAGGAAGAGAGCTTCTTCTGGTTCTAGGAAGTCAAAAAAGGTAAAAAGAGTAAGTAAACGTCGCCCTGCCCCCCAAAAGAGGGGGTGAGAGTTTTTGACTCAACTTGGAGGTATTAAAAGATGTCCAATCTGTGGTTCGGAAAATTTGATTTATGATCCAAGCAGGGCGGAAATCGTTTGTTCTCAATGTGGATATGTGCTGGATGAGGAAATAATGGATCTTGGTCCTGAATGGAGGGCATTTGAACCTGGGCAGAGAGAAAAGCGGTCTAGAGTTGGAGCTCCTGAGACTGTAATGCTCCATGATAAGGGCCTTTCAACAGATATAGATTGGAGAAACAAGGATATTCATGGAAATGATATCTCGGGGAGTACTAGAGCCAAGATGTATAGATTGAGAATGTGGCAAAGGAGAATGAGGATAAGTGATGCTATAGATAGGAATCTGGCATTTGCCCTAAGTGAACTTGATAGAATGGGATCTCAACTTGGACTCCCTAGGAATATACGAGAGATTGCAGCCGTTCTTTACAGAAAAGCGGTTATTAACAGACTAGTTCGAGGAAGATCTATAGAGGGCATGGTTTCAGCTTGTTTATATGCTGCGTGTAGAGTAGCTAATGCTCCTAGAACTCTTGATGAGATAGAGGATGTTTCAAAAGTGGACAAAAAAGAGATCGGCCGCAGCTATAGATACCTAGCTCGGGAGTTAAACCTGAAGCTTAGACCTACCAGCCCAGTAGATTATGTTGTGAGGTTTGGGGACCAGCTTGGAGTTCGCGAAAAGACGAAGAGAAGAGCAATAAAAATAGT
This region of Thermococcus sp. MV5 genomic DNA includes:
- a CDS encoding transcription initiation factor IIB, producing MTQLGGIKRCPICGSENLIYDPSRAEIVCSQCGYVLDEEIMDLGPEWRAFEPGQREKRSRVGAPETVMLHDKGLSTDIDWRNKDIHGNDISGSTRAKMYRLRMWQRRMRISDAIDRNLAFALSELDRMGSQLGLPRNIREIAAVLYRKAVINRLVRGRSIEGMVSACLYAACRVANAPRTLDEIEDVSKVDKKEIGRSYRYLARELNLKLRPTSPVDYVVRFGDQLGVREKTKRRAIKIVNMAIERGLTSGKGPTGIAAAAIYIASLLEGEKMTQREVAEVARVTEVTVRNRYKELVDKLNIRIPT
- a CDS encoding Gar1/Naf1 family protein yields the protein MRRLGKVSHYAKQGFLILRSTFIPVLNDPVVDKNLQLIGIVKDVFGPVTAPYVAIKPRVKNPERYIGEILYIDERKRKRASSGSRKSKKVKRVSKRRPAPQKRG